The stretch of DNA GTTAGATAATCCGTCACCGTGTTGCCGCGATGCACTTCCCCCAGAGACCGTGTCTTGCCTGAGTAGAACAGCATACGCTCTGTGGTTGTGGTCTTGCCTAGATGAACAGCATTCACTGCATCAATTTGGGTGCAATATGGAATTTCAACCAAAACAATCACCTGCATCAATGTGCGCCAATATACCAATGTTCCTGATGTTACTGCTGTAGCAGCGCCTGAGCATATGTGCGGATAACTGGCGGAGCAGCCTGTTGCGTTGCATTCTTCCACCGTACAATGCatatttcagcattttcattgataaattaaactaaaattaGTAACTAAAACCCGCCACAAACGTCCAATGCAACAGATGTTTTATTGTTATCGAAAACCAGCTGTTTATAAATCGAATATGTTGATTCTTCAGATAAGAGGCTGGCCACTCTAATTTATTTCGCGCACCTTTCTTACTGTagctatttattttgttttgtttgttaaaaaTATGTCCACACGCCCGCGCCGCCAAGCTGCGACAAAGACAAAGATTATAATTGAGTTATCTGATTCCGATGAAGATGTGACTTCGGAATCTAAGGATACCGATGAGTACAGGCCCCAACAGACTCGTGCCTTAGATAGTGCTGCCGCTACCACTGCAGGCGTGTAAGTAACAATGTGATCAATAATTTGCGACATCTAATTGATTACCCACCTCACACAGCGCCAAGCGAAAGCGTTGGCCCACAGCCAAGGATACTGCAGCTGAAGCACCAGCGGCGAAGAAAAAGCGCGGCAAAAAGGATGCAAACGGGGAAAATGCTTGTCCCAACCAAAGCAACCCTGAGGCGGAAACGATCGATCCACCCCGATCCTTGATGCAAACAGAcggcgctgctgccagcacAACCACAGGGCGAAGTTCCTTCTGGGAGCGTCGCAAGGTGTGGAACATACATGAGCTGCTGGCCGAAACCGAGAACATCCagccaacagctgcagcaaataTTGTGCAGCTCTTTGAGAACGAAAACACCATTCCATTTATATGCCGGTACCTTGAAGgatatattcaatatttatatgcacTCTGCTtataaaaactttatttttgtgtagcTATCGGCGAGATCTGGTTGACCATTTGCCACCAGAACGATTGCGTGACATTCGAAACACTTACACGGAGATTGTGGATCTGCGGAAGAAGGCCGAGCACATAGTTACGCAGCTGGAGCGCGAAAACGTTCTAAATGAAGAGATTCGGGATGAGCTGATGTGCGCGAAGAACAACGAGGAACTAGAGTTTCTCTATGCTCCCTATAAACCAGCCAGCAAAGGGCACCTTGGCTGAGCGTGCCAAGGCATTGGGACTGGAAGATTATGCCGATCGTCTGCTATATGGAACAGCGCCGCAAGTGAAGCTTTCATCAATTGTGGATGCCAGTAATGAGGCCTTGGCCACCGAGGCTCTGGTGCTGAATGGAATCTGCAACATAATTATACACAATatcagcaaaaacacaaatgtaCTGGAGGAGCTGAGGAGATTGTAAGTCTGGCGTTGATCCAATCAACCAAATGTACTCAGGCAACTTTTGTAATTTCAGACAAAATGTACACCGCATTGTGCTGATGTGCAGCAAGACAAAGGAGTCTTCGTCCAGCAAGGCAAGcaccagtagcagcagcagcaaatcgtCCAAGAACAGTGCCATTACCGACAGGAAGATAGACAGCTCAAAGTTTGAGaactattttaattttcagtgtGACATAAAGACAATTAAACCCCATCAGATGCTAGCGATCAATCGGGCTGAAAAGCACAAGTTTATATCCGTAAAATTGGATACAAACGATTACCTAAAGAGAGATCTCTCACGCTTCATCTCCGAGCAGTACATGTCTCAGGGTTTGCAGTATCCACTGCGAAGAGAGACATTTACCAAAGCCCTAGAAGAATGCATCACGAAGAAATGTAAGGCTTAAATAATGTACAATTTGTGCAGCTTAACAGCATGAGATTCTTTCAGTGCAGCCTTTGATGTGTCGCCAGATACGCGCCGACCTCAAGGAGAAGGCCCAGAAGGCGGCGATCGATGTGTTTGCCAAGAACCTGAAACAGTTGCTGCTCATATCGCCTCTCAAGGGTGAACGGATTCTGGGCATCGATCCGGGATACACAAACGGCTGTAAGTTGGCAGTCATATCCGAAACGGCCGATGTGCTGGACACAGGTGTCATCTATCCGCATGGCGTGAGAGCCAACAAGCGGGCAGCCGAACAAAAGCTGGTGGAACTGCTCAGCAAGCACAAGTAACTATTTGGAAATCATTTTGCTAGCTTTACTTTTATCTTATTGTCCTCTGCAACAGCTGCCAAGTTATTGCTCTGGGAAACGGCACCGCATGCCGAGAAACGGAGTTTTGGTTATCTGATCTGTTCCACGCAGGGATACTGGACAGCCGAAGTATTCGCTATAGCATCGTAAACGAAAATGGTGCCTCGGTTTACTCCTGCAGCGATGTGGCCAGCAAAGAGTTTCCCGATATGGACACGAACGAGCGGAGTGCCGTGTCCATAGCACGACGTCTGAACGATCCTCTCAGTGAGTATGTAAAGATAGAGCCACGCCACTTGGGCGTGGGCATGTACCAGCATGACGTGTCTGAGAAGACACTCACGGAATCCCTGAAGGACGTCGTCTCTGAATGCGTGAGCTATGTGGGCGTGGACCTCAACACTGCCAGTCTGAGTGTGCTCAAGTAGGTGgaaaaattatatacatatatttattcaaaacttttataattTGAACACTCCCCGTATGAAGACACATTGCTGGTCTGTCGGAGAAGAAGGCAGAGAAGATCATCGAGTATCGCACGGAGAAGGGACCCTTTCAGTCCCGCAAGGATTTGCTCTCGGTGCGTACCATAGGCGAGAAGTCATTTGTACAATGCGCTGGCTTCGTGCGCATCGAGCCGCTGAGCGTGGGCGGGCGACTGAAAAATCCACTTGACTGCACTTGGGTCCATCCGGAAAGCTACAAAGTGGCTGAAACGTAAGTGCTAATCAATAACAACATTTATTCAACTTTTTGTGACATTTTCACCAGTCTGGAGGTGTCACTGGACTCCGTGCTAAATTTGCTGTCACTGCGAGTCAGCTTGGCAGCGATACACACATTACAGAGATAGTTGTTCGTGCGGCGCTTGACACACCCCTCACTGGAGTCACTTTTTCGGCACCAAGAAGGCAAATACGGGCTCAGTGGGTCCTTCTTGTTGCAGCGCTTGCAGGTGCAGTTCTCGGTACCTGCACTCAGAAAGCTCTTGAAATCACGCTTCTTCGAGAGCAATGCCAGATAATCCTCAATGGAGTACTCCTTGTTGGGGTCTAGTAGCTCCGCCCAGGTCCTAAGCTTGACAGCCACACCAAAGAAGTACTGGTGCAGATCATCGATGGTCTGCAGCACGTGGTCTAGCTCCAGCAGGAACGGGCTCTTCAGACTGCGATCCAGCTTGCTCACACGCACCGCCAACTCCTTCTTGGAGTTGCGCATGCTCAAAATAGATTTCGATAGCTCGTCACTGAAAGAGAATGAtgagctacatatgtatatagatttATGTTCTACAACTCACTTCGATTGGTTAATCACATTGTAGGCCTTCTGGAATTCGTACAGCGCTCGCTCAGCGGTCATTCGACTCAGGTAATCGGGATAGATATTGGTGCAGCAACTCTCGCCGCGCAGCAGTCGGTAGCGCATGGCGTGATAGCGCATTTTCTCCACCATTTCAATCTGCAAGACTTTGGCTCCCGCCAGCTGTTCCTCCAGCTTCCTGAACTGCGTCTCTAGCACAAGAATCTGTTCATGAACGCACTGCTCCAGTCGGAAATCAAAGCTAGTGTAAAGCGTCTCGCAGTGGTCGAAAGAGGGCTCCAGCTGATCGAGTGGTATGGTAGCCCCGCGGCAAGGCGGCGGCAATGGACGACGCTTGTATCGCTCCGGCGGATACTCCCAGCACGGTCCGAAGCGTGCATCAGTGGTAACTGAGATCGGATTCTCCCAGCAGGCCTTGTACACTGGCGCCTTATACCCGCCATACAAAGCAACCTCGCCGCTGGCTATAATCTTGGTCCTGGGTGGCTTTAGCTTCGGTGGATAGCTCCAGCGCTCTTCATACAAACGCTGCAGCTCAGCAAGCTTTCGTTTGGGCGGCATTACTTGAGTTAAATTGAAATGAGAATTTGTATAATAAaccaaatttttgttttactttttcagTATCGTTGGGGAATGTGACTTGAAACTGTCGGATATAGGCAAGGCTAGTTTTATTTTACGCATCAAAGAGTTTGCCTCATCGCAAACGAAACTGGATCGCATAGCAAAACAGCATAAACTGCCCATGGATAGGGTGAGCCATTCAAATattatgttttaaatattttatactaATTAATGGAATGCTTACAGCTGGAATTCCTGCTGGTGGCTCTGCAGCGAGAACTTTTGCAGGATTATCGAGCTGATTTGGACAAGAGGCCGCTTTTCAAGCAGGGACTGACACGAATCGAAGATCTCAGCAATTGTGATGTGGTTACCGGTAAGAATCGACTCACATTCTCGTGTACCCTCGACTTATGCTGCATCTTTTATTTCCCAGGTGCTGTTACCAATGTAACACATTTTGGTGCCTTTGTCGACGTAGGTGTGGAGCGTGACGGTCTCTTGCACAAGAGCCACATGAAGAACTGCGACCTAAGCATTGGCGATCGCATTGTGGCCTCTGTGGTGAATCTGGACAAGAAGCGGCAAAAGTTTGGCCTACGCCTAGAGAACATGCTGGCTGAGACGGACACATCGTTTACCTTCAAGAGCGAGTAATAGCAAacagcgggagcaggagcttAAAGTTTTTGGAAGTATTTAATGTATCATTCATATTGGGCTGCTCACATGAGCATATACATGTATACTATATATAACtcgtatatatatgtatatatatgtgtttCTGTATAGTATAACGGCTTTCCTAAAGTTACTCAAAGCTTATCAGTTAGTTTTAAATGTTCACATAAAAATCACCGACTCTACAATGCGCTTTCTTGTTTCCCTTTCTTTCCCTTTATTCGTAATATGTTCTGAAGTTCTTAGATGAGaatgctcgtgtgtgtgtttgtgtgtgtatgttttttggAGTTCAAAGGGATTAAGGGTACGTGGATAGTACTCGTATTGCTTTAAAACTAAGTgtttgagtgagtgagtgagtgtgaggGGTGCCCTCGCGGAGCCGTTTAAAATGTTGTAACTAAATTAATATacaatatgcatacatttaggCGGCACTTGGCTTAGCGGGCGAGCATTCGTTCGCTTCAGTTTCATTTAGCTGgtattttcgaatttattgCCGTTTCATTAGAATtgttaaaaattattataaacaaTGTTATACAGtttgcatttacataattacacaatacaattaaatatactcgtaataatatattcaaaaatatatatactatatatatatgtatgcttttgtttttgtttagatttaTTGTTTCCCcatcaaatatcaaatttcaTATTCTAGCTACATGGACATGTGGCGTAAACAACCAATAATtgctcaaataaatattactcATCCGCACATAATATTGGAGTAAGTTGTGTTTTGATGCGTTTCCTACACAGATCGAATAGGAGGATAATTGTATCGCAAAAAGGCCAATGAACGagtcatacatatatgtatgtgaagCATATGTGTGCTATGTACGATTATGTATGATATATGTACGTAATTGTTTATGATAATGATAGCTAAATGTGCTCCTATAATCCTCTCTCATCGCTTTATTGTTACTTTTCTTCAGTTGTTttcgtgtgtggtgtggtgcgtgtggtgtagtgtgtgtggtgtgtgtgtagcgaaattgttcaataatttataatttatttttatcattTATAATGATAGCATAGGTAATGATGTAAGTATTGTATATCAATTCTCGTAATTATAATCTATGTGTATAAGCGATTCGCCCTCACGTTCAGAAACGATCGTTCAGCAGCATTATTGGccaaacaaatccaaatcgaatTGCTAAATGCCAATATCTCTGTTGAACGACCATTCAGATTACATAGTACATAAAACCATCTCATACAGTTAACAAATTCGATTACAAATTGGGTTGGTATTTGTAGTCTTAATCATCTCAATGTGATCTTCCGCTTAGCCTTAAGATCCGGCACTTGGAATCATTCGATCGGTAAAGTAGGATATATGTATTGGcagattttttgtttgtttttttttgttgagtgaGTGccgcacggcacggcacggcacagccggaacccgtgtgtgtgtgtgtgtgtgtgtgattgggtgggtgggtgtgtggttGGAGCCTCTCTATaccgctcccgctccctgcTGCATGAGTGCTGattatgcgagtgtgtggtgtggtgtggcagcgTGGCATATTCGGAGTATTCTATATTCATGGGTATTGCATCACTGCATCATCTCtgaatgagagagagatagaaaaaGTGTTAAATGCATTGTAGATCTTCCATTTTGGGCGTGTGGAACTTACCAACTGCCAACTAGAGGCGGATACggatgtgtgtggtgttttttttttgtgtgtttgcggtgTTGAAATGATCGAAATcaagagcgaaacaaaaattaattaagcgaATTTCTTCTCCTTTCTGCAAGTGTAGAATGAAAACCAAAGTTAACAATCAACAAAGAAAGAATGTTCTGAAATGTTCGATATACAGATGTGGAGCCAAGCTAGACACTGACGAGTAAGCAATAAAACATTGAGATATTTGTAGCCTATAGCTTGCTCACATTCAAGACGGGCGGTAGCTAGTAGGAGGAGTACAGATCGGGGCATTTACAGAGAGAAGCACCTTCGTTGGACTGCTGTCCGCGGATCGCTAGCCTCCAGGCAAGAGGCAACTACTCGTTTAAAGGCTTTTGGAATGGTAGAAATGCCGCCAGAGCACgctacagcagcagaagacaTCGAGCCATCTGTAAGATTGAAGAATTCTTCCATTTgggttctgtttttttgtgtttgtttaaacTGGCATTAATTGAACGGAACGTAACGAGTTGAGCGGGCGGGGGTAACAACGGATGGTAACGAGTAACGTATTTCTTTTTAGGAGTCCATAAAATGTTCGGTTCGGTTAGCATGACTCTCATGTTATGGTACATcagtgtttgtgttgtgttgtgttgtgggtGTATAAATGTGGGTCTACAATCAATTAATCATTCTTCCAGGATAACCAGCGTgtaaagtgtgtgtgtgt from Drosophila subobscura isolate 14011-0131.10 chromosome O, UCBerk_Dsub_1.0, whole genome shotgun sequence encodes:
- the LOC117898816 gene encoding LOW QUALITY PROTEIN: S1 RNA-binding domain-containing protein 1 (The sequence of the model RefSeq protein was modified relative to this genomic sequence to represent the inferred CDS: deleted 1 base in 1 codon), with the protein product MSTRPRRQAATKTKIIIELSDSDEDVTSESKDTDEYRPQQTRALDSAAATTAGVAKRKRWPTAKDTAAEAPAAKKKRGKKDANGENACPNQSNPEAETIDPPRSLMQTDGAAASTTTGRSSFWERRKVWNIHELLAETENIQPTAAANIVQLFENENTIPFICRYRRDLVDHLPPERLRDIRNTYTEIVDLRKKAEHIVTQLERENVLNEEIRDELMCAKNNEELEFLYAPYKPASKGTLAERAKALGLEDYADRLLYGTAPQVKLSSIVDASNEALATEALVLNGICNIIIHNISKNTNVLEELRRLQNVHRIVLMCSKTKESSSSKASTSSSSSKSSKNSAITDRKIDSSKFENYFNFQCDIKTIKPHQMLAINRAEKHKFISVKLDTNDYLKRDLSRFISEQYMSQGLQYPLRRETFTKALEECITKKLQPLMCRQIRADLKEKAQKAAIDVFAKNLKQLLLISPLKGERILGIDPGYTNGCKLAVISETADVLDTGVIYPHGVRANKRAAEQKLVELLSKHNCQVIALGNGTACRETEFWLSDLFHAGILDSRSIRYSIVNENGASVYSCSDVASKEFPDMDTNERSAVSIARRLNDPLSEYVKIEPRHLGVGMYQHDVSEKTLTESLKDVVSECVSYVGVDLNTASLSVLKHIAGLSEKKAEKIIEYRTEKGPFQSRKDLLSVRTIGEKSFVQCAGFVRIEPLSVGGRLKNPLDCTWVHPESYKVAETIVGECDLKLSDIGKASFILRIKEFASSQTKLDRIAKQHKLPMDRLEFLLVALQRELLQDYRADLDKRPLFKQGLTRIEDLSNCDVVTGAVTNVTHFGAFVDVGVERDGLLHKSHMKNCDLSIGDRIVASVVNLDKKRQKFGLRLENMLAETDTSFTFKSE
- the LOC117898819 gene encoding uncharacterized protein LOC117898819, with the protein product MPPKRKLAELQRLYEERWSYPPKLKPPRTKIIASGEVALYGGYKAPVYKACWENPISVTTDARFGPCWEYPPERYKRRPLPPPCRGATIPLDQLEPSFDHCETLYTSFDFRLEQCVHEQILVLETQFRKLEEQLAGAKVLQIEMVEKMRYHAMRYRLLRGESCCTNIYPDYLSRMTAERALYEFQKAYNVINQSNDELSKSILSMRNSKKELAVRVSKLDRSLKSPFLLELDHVLQTIDDLHQYFFGVAVKLRTWAELLDPNKEYSIEDYLALLSKKRDFKSFLSAGTENCTCKRCNKKDPLSPYLPSWCRKSDSSEGCVKRRTNNYLCNVCIAAKLTRSDSKFSTESSDTSRLVKMSQKVE